The genomic region CCAGGGCATTTGTTTTGAATATGACCAATAAGGGAGTTAAATTAAAGTTCATAATCTTATCCATTGACATGCTTTTCCAAGTACCAGATGTTCAACATAGTGCCAGTGTCCTGTGAGCAGAGCAGTGGGTGGTAGAAGGTGGTAAATAGAGTTTTGGATTCCACTTCCAGGCCTTATGTCTTATCTTGTGTTTTGGTGTCACcctttattttgttctttttagcTTTTATATGCCTGAGGACCTGTTTGTTATTATATACCAGCAACATCCGTATCCCTATAAATGTTTGCAATTTGGGCTCATTTCCTCAAACGGGCTCAGATTACGTTTTCATTACAAATACACAATCCCACAACTCTGGGAAAAGGGAACAGTCCTGCACTgaacaagacttttttttttcttcaatcaaacattttcaaacatgtTAAACGTGTCTCAAAACACCCACAAAGGCCGAGCTTACATGATACAAGTGATTTTACACAATAGTGCAAATATGACTGCATTAAAGGATTAAATCAAGCTAAATATAGTTTGGACTGGCCGTAGCTTACTGTCTGAATTACCGGTGAGATTTGTATATGCAAGATATTATTTCCCACCAAAATCCAGGCCAGAGGAAATCATCCAGCAAGCTTTGCAGTCGCTCAAATCAAGCTTTCAGTGAGAGTACCACATAATTACGGGTCTAATCAAAATCCAAAGATAGCATCAAAAGGaactgtgtgtacagtatgtgttgagGAGCATTATCAGGCCCGTATTTACTGTTTCTACCACTTAAAATTCAACATGCTTGGTCAGGAAGTTTCCTTTGCAGCAGACTCACCAGAACAGTGGGCAGTTATCTGATCAAAGTGAGCCTCAGTCCTGTACATATTCCACTCATTACAGCACAGCACAGTGCAAATTGCATGATGACATTCCAGGGAGAAAAGCACttcaagggtgtgtgtgtgtatgagagagtgaggaggtttattatttaaaaggAGTATCTAATCGTTGTAGTCATGCTTGATTAGGTGCCTCCCATACTATACCCGAGTCACGTTCAGTAACGAGTGGACAAAATTTATGAATATACACAGGGAGATTAAGCTGAATAAAATCACTGTAATATTCCTTGTTTTACACAAACAATGCCAGTTGTATTTAATAACTGAGTAATTTAATGATTCACTGTATGTCTTTAGGCAAGTTACTGTACATTCACCCTATAACATGTCTTAATATTCTTCATTGCTTTAGGAGTATATTTAAGATTGAGATTGATCTAGTCTTAGTCTGGTAGCcttgttcttatttaaaaataaaaatgattctAAATGTAATATAGGATCTATACAGGTGTATGTATATTTAGCTGTAATAGCCTACAGTACAGTAATTAATAGTAAACCAAAGTGACTTTTCTTGTCTTTCATTGCATATGTTTGCATTGTGTATGTACAGTTGTAAGTTTCTGGTGACATTTGTTCTTTAAGGCACTCATTGTATCTTATGAAGTGTTAGCATTTTCATAACTGTCTTAttgcgtttttccattaatgctACCTGCTCGGTTTGGCTCGACTCGGCCGAGGTGCCcagtcctcctttttccattgcagattagttaGTTAGagtagtaccgcctcatgcgtgggGCGAGCATGACtggttgtcatagcaggaaactgtagtgacctaacgcgacacacagaACGTGGAAGGTGTGTTCCTTTTGACTCTCGGCCTGTGGCTGTTGTCAGAAGACACATTTAGTGACGTtgggttagcattgctagcgttagctaactccttcaccactaacggagcaACCCGGAACATCAAACTTTTCCCGAACCCTGTGGGGGGGAGGACCACAACATCACGGCCACCatcaaaactcagcaaagattgttcttctcgggctttaacttcttgATGTTCTGCAGCGTTGCCACAGCGAACCAGATGGCttcgctcgcatctttctccgccgccatGATGGCTGGCgcacaacctcaacgtcatcgttctcagccactccctccgTTCGCTGACTGGACCGGTAAAGATTGGccggagaaaacccaagaatatcCCTCCAACCCAGAcggagtactgaaggaaaatgaaaattgagcggagGTACGttggagggcggagccaggctaagCTGTCTCCCCCTTGCTTAGAATCTTTAGGCTAACGCTCAGCTAGCAAATAGCTGTAGGCCTATTTTTCCAAAATGGTAAACTACTCCTTTAAATATTGGTTTATGACTTCAATATCCCGTTGAAATCTGTTTTACATTAATTCAAATTGTATGTAATCTAAGTGGCAACATGAAAATAACCAACAACACAACTAGAATTTAGAAAGGTTTCAGCCTTGGCGCCCCCTAGTGCCAGAACAGAAGAACCGTTCCTCATAGTGACTTTAATttttctgtgttgctttttctgTTATGTAATAGGATCATCtactatatttatttttaaagtgtcctTTTATATTTCTTGAACAGTACATCAATAGCTGGTTTCCAGTTACTTCACGGTACTTCCTTGTGAAAACACCGCAGTAAATTGGTTCAAgattgttgctatggtgatgCTATAGCCTAATATTCCCATCGTTTTCCTTTATATATTAAGGAATGTCGTTTGGTTGCAGTGGTGTTTTTTAATGGGCGGGGTCTGCTGGTGGGAACGGCCTCATGACGTCCCTCTGTTGACAGTAGTAAAAGctccacacacgcacacccaccaacacacacacacacacagtgcctgGGCCCCGCCGCTGCACGCCTGTCTTCTCCTCCGCGCGTCCAGCTGTGCGCACATCTCGCTCCAACCAACCCGGGCTGAAGCTTGaaacgctttaaaaaaaaaaaaaaagactggagAGCAGTAGGGAAAATAGGAATATGACTTCCAAAGCGATGGAGTGTATGAAGCTGTCGGAGGAACAGATCAAGGTGCTGGAGGACAGTTTCAAAAAAGTCAGCAAGTATCCGGACGGAACGACGCTCATGTTGATCGCTGCGGAGTGCGGGCTGTCAGAGGAGGAAACACAAGTGAGTTACATACCATgtaaatatctctctctctctctctctctctctctctctctctctctctctctctctcgaagTCTAGATTTGTTGGTGTTTATGTtgatttgtattattaatttgtTGTCTTGAGCAAATGGATCACTGTGCATCACttcatttataataacaatTTATACTCCAGGagggaaataatatatatttttttcactctgttgttagaaCAACACTACACACATGGCTGAAATACACACTTATGCTCAGGTcttacacatgcacaaatggagacatGTCAGAGTGTGAGCCCCAAGCAGGTGGGGGggtcggtgccttgctcaagggcaccttggcagtgcctataggaggtgaactggcaccacTCTTTAattatgtatagtatatttacattattatttctATCAATGAACAGCCTCGACTCCAATAGATCGTTGTAATACTTTTATAGAGACTGATACCATGTCTGATGCTTCAAAGTAAGTTCaaagtaattcatatttttaggGTGACTTAAGTATTCTCTGTGGTAGCTCTTATGTTCTTTTAGGGACTTATAgcctttgtttttaatgtactaTGGACCTTCCATTTGTGTCATGAATAAagtaatactactactactaataataataataattattattataattatcattatcattatcactAATTCCTGTAGACAGGGACTCTCTGGCAGCTATGTGTGCACTTACTTgagaaacacattcaaaatactAAATGACAAATTCCCTGTCAGTGTTGAATTGCTGATGTGCAGTTTAAAAACGCagtaatgcagtttaaaaacgCAGTAATGCAGTTTCCGGTGAAGTACAACTATATATGAGTAACCAATGAGAAGTTTCATCTAAAGCAANNNNNNNNNNTTTATGACTTTAATCTGCAAAGTTACTTGCAGAGGAGTAATATGAAATTTAGTGGGACATATGTagcctacttttacttaaataaccAGCACAGACAGGAAAACAATAACATGCGGTTTAACCTCAGGAAACTTGAATTTGTAGCATCACAAGTTAGTGTCAGGGAAGTTTTGAGTGTTGTCAGCATCACTATCCGTGTCTCAGTCGGGTGTCTTCTGAGGAATGAACCACCAATTGCTGAAGGGAGATAAacagtatgtacatgtgtgtatttgtctgcaAGAACGAGTttttcaaaagcaaaacaagCCTTTACATCTGTGACAGTGAACCTGGAGCTGCTTGACTAGCAGTGGATGGAGCAGGTCTGTGGACAGGGCTCGGTGGGATCCGGGctaatacagtatatctgttCAAATGTCACAGTCTGatgaaataataacagtaacaaaCAGTAACACTGACCACAGAGGCGGCGGCCCCCCCCCATTGATTGTTGCTCTTCCTGATGAAGTCATGTCCGAGTCGAGTTTCCTGCCGCTGTTCCAGCTCATGGGTTTATTCTTACGTGGTCGCTATCGCTGCTCGTGATTATGCTGCAGTCATATTTGGTCGGATGTggtcaacatgtttttttgtttttttactgagcTGCTTTTGATGTACCAGGagagaaaataatttaaaacacatgTGGTTAAGTGCGTGTTAAGCTCATAATATGCAGCAGGAACTCAATTAGTTATTTTCATAAACTATTAATAGTTTATTGAAACTTTCAAGCAAAAAATGCCGTAAACATTCCCTGGTTTTAGCTTCTCAAATAAGAGGATTTTTTTGcatgtctttgtcttttgtgatgGCAAACTGATTCGAGTTCTGGACAGACATATGAtttaaagacatcaccttgggctTTGCAATATTGTGATGGACAATTTAcccttttttctgacattttttagacCAAACAAATCAATTAATTGTCAGAATAACAGTTGATGAAGATAATTGGTAGTTGCAAGGTACTGATTTGATTGGCAAACAGATTACAAAAACACGTGACAGTACACTCTTGACCCAAAATATTCTTAAATCAAGGTCTGCTCACTTCTTTCCCCCCAGAGCTTTCAACCACCTCTTCATCAGCAAGACATGCTCAGACTCCAAacttaaaaagtgttttttctaaaGCATGAAAAACATCAAGCTTTGaggaaaaatagatttaaatgttcatctgttttgtttttccttataTGATGTGGATAATCCAAAGTTAAAGCTTATTAGGGCTGTATATTGTTATACATTGTACACTGTAAATGCAAATATTTTCACAATCAATTAAActgcaaatttgttttttaatgaatcaTTTCATCTATataacataaaaagaaaatttgatCTTGGAGCCCAATCAGATGTCATCAAATGTCTGTTCAGtccaaaacaatttaaaaaatattcaatCTATTATGTTGTTAAGAtgagaaaaagcagaaaatatttCCAACTGAGACACTTAAACAAGAGAATGTTTGGATTTTCCCAAATGACAATTATCAAAATGTTCTgtctatcaatcaatcaatcaaatcatTGACTGATCATTCCAGCTCCAGAGCttagaaataaacacataattaTTCAAACCAGGAACATGACGCCCACTCCAGCAAGAAAGGGCCGCTACACAACAACTGACAATTACATGAACCATCACATTGTTACTTAGGTATTTAATCTCCACCACCCCTCTCCCACATGTGAACACTCCCACCATCCCTCTATCTGAGGAATGTCTTACTGTAAAGTCTCTGCAACTGTCACATCAGGAGCCAGATGTGAAGCTTCAGAGCGCCGAAAACGTTCTGCAGGCAGCTCCAGTAGCATTcctttgatagatagatagatagatagaNNNNNNNNNNgatagatagatagatagatagaccaTTGTAAAAGCTCTCCGAGTTGTCGCCCATAAATGATGAATGTctcatttttgtctcatttgtgTCTCATTTATTAATTGTCAGTTGGTATTCCTGTTCAGGATTTAGGCAGTGCAACAACATGACTATTTGCTTAGCTGTATTCAATAGAAGGAAAAACCCTTCATGCAAATTACATCATTTGCGTTGACGTAACATCACAGGCAGATATCTGCTCCTGTTTATTCAGGAGAGGCTGGCAGACATATTTAGATGTCACATGCCATGGAACGTGGGTTATTTACATAATTAGCTCTAACAGTGCACACATTTCACCAGTCAAGAACTTGTGTACGCCTGACTCATGATTGCAACTTGTTTTTCCACTTTCAGTCCAGAAACCAGTTCCTCTTGATTGCTCAGGGCAACAGCATCATAAAGTATTTTGTATGCAAGCTTTTATATCTTGTCTATGCCAGCTGCGTAGCAAAATCACTGTAGTTAAACGTGTcggaaaaaaatactttgggtATTTGCATAAAGAGTGAGTAAAACGCAAGCTGTTAGGCGGCCGGTACAGTCAGCTGCACTGATTTAAAGCCTGTCGGTCATGTCAGATCATTGGcgattttagaccctttttagAGTCTAAATTTCATCTTAGCCCCCCTTAAAgattataataatacattttagtgCTTCAAGTTAGAATTTGCAAACTTGTCTGTTTgtgaaagaggaaaaacaatTACACGTCCAAAGGGTttgaaacaggtttaatatcctgtgtTGCTGTCGCCGATGCTATGCACCTGTGACTCCATCAAGAAAAGGGTTAACAGAAATGCAgttttagccaatcagaggaggTTGAGCCAGACTCCCGCCTTTGGCTGAGTCTCGCTCTATCTAATctgtcagagggagagcaggagtgtgGTTGTAAAGTTTAATCATTGGTATtccccagagaagaagttggTAATTTCATGTTGCAGATTAGAActcaaattgaaatgtaagcaACTAGAATGGCtgaattttttgaaattggTCGTTATTACTGTGACTTACAAAGTGTCAGGTTAAGTTCCATCCTAGGGTCAAAAAACATTAGCTGACGTTGTTGTTCAGTAGCTATCCATGTACCTTTCTATAAGGCAGGGTAACTTGAGAGACGgataaaaaagaattaaaaatcaacagagTAGAGGTTGCAGTAGCATGCCTTTTAAGCCCTGATATTAATCAAGCTCCAAAAACCCTGGATCCTTCTGTTCAGTAGTGTGATATCAATTGAGTAGTTCTCATGACAAGTAATCTGATATCTGTGTTTAACATTGTTAGTGTATAGTACCCCTTTAAAGGATGGTGTCTAGTTTTCTCAAATCTTTCTTGATATGATATTCCCATGCCCATATATTTGCATTAAAAGGGTTCCTTGTAGTTGTATTCATTTGTGGCAATacttaatgccccccccccctttgtatTAACTACGCTGTGTAAAACAGGACAAAATCCAGTCCTCTATTCACAAAAATGCATTCTAAAGTTAACTGAAGCCAAGTGGCTAATGAGGCCTCAGCAGTCAGTGTGGGTATCTCTTTATCGTGGTGGCTGTGTGAAGATTTATTTGCCTCTGTTTTCTTCCTGGCTACATGCAGCTGTCAGGACGTACCACTCTGTTAAAGctcagcaaaaacaaacagggaaTTTAGTACAAGATAAAAGATTGTAACTTTGAAAAAATACCCACTTATTTATTTGGCTAACCACAATGGCTGCCAAGCCCCATCTTCATTAGAACAGCAGAGGTGTTTCATTATTTGGCTCCATCCACTTAGGTTTATAatgcacctctctctctgtctgcagagCAGCTATGAAAAATGTTAGATCAACTAAAACTGCACTGCGTCGTAATTCCTCTTCCAGTGTTAGTGACTGTTTCCATTCATCGTATACAAAGGTGGGAGGTGCCGGGCCAACCTGACAGGGGAAGCCTGGTCCAGGGTGAGGTAAAGGTCTGGCCCCTCATCAAAAGACCTGACTTCATTTCAGCTGATGAAGTTTTTTTTcgggttttctttttcttcctgNNNNNNNNNNNNNNNNNcacacacacacacacaagccccaGCTACCACTCCCCGCTTCCTATTAACAACACATGCTTCAGCCTCTGTGCGGCATGTTTGAACTCCTTTCATAGACCATTTTTCAGTGCTGCAGTCAGTAAGGTAGAGTCAAGTTTGAAAGACTTTGTTATGTAACTCAGGGCTAgtcaattggaaaaaaaactgatgtaCCATTATATGCGTCAGCAGCATTATAAATTGTGTTATTGTTCTAAAGTGGCATAATGTCTTTACAAGACATTCAAAGATCttttatgcttttaaaaaaggacca from Etheostoma spectabile isolate EspeVRDwgs_2016 chromosome 10, UIUC_Espe_1.0, whole genome shotgun sequence harbors:
- the hopx gene encoding homeodomain-only protein; its protein translation is MTSKAMECMKLSEEQIKVLEDSFKKVSKYPDGTTLMLIAAECGLSEEETQKWFKLRNAQWRQAEGLPAELGSVLD